A genome region from Archaeoglobus fulgidus DSM 4304 includes the following:
- a CDS encoding ammonium transporter codes for MSDGNVAWILASTALVMLMVPGVGFFYAGMVRRKNAVNMIALSFISLIITVLLWIFYGYSVSFGNDISGIIGGLNYALLSGVKGEDLLFMMYQMMFAAVTIAILTSAIAERAKVSSFILLSALWLTFVYAPFAHWLWGGGWLAKLGALDFAGGMVVHISSGFAALAVAMTIGKRAGFEEYSIEPHSIPLTLIGAALLWFGWFGFNGGSALAANDVAINAVVVTNTSAAVAGFVWMVIGWIKGKPGSLGIVSGAIAGLAAITPAAGFVDVKGAIVIGLVAGIVCYLAMDFRIKKKIDESLDAWAIHGIGGLWGSVAVGILANPEVNGYAGLLFGNPQLLVSQLIAVASTTAYAFLVTLILAKAVDAAVGLRVSSQEEYVGLDLSQHEEVAYT; via the coding sequence ATGAGTGACGGAAATGTCGCATGGATACTCGCATCCACGGCCCTTGTAATGCTGATGGTGCCGGGAGTGGGGTTCTTTTACGCAGGAATGGTAAGGAGAAAGAATGCAGTTAACATGATTGCGCTGAGCTTCATATCACTCATAATCACGGTTTTGCTGTGGATATTCTACGGCTACTCGGTGAGCTTCGGAAATGACATCTCTGGAATCATTGGAGGGCTGAATTATGCACTGCTAAGCGGAGTTAAGGGGGAGGATTTGCTGTTCATGATGTACCAGATGATGTTCGCCGCTGTCACAATTGCAATCCTCACCTCCGCAATTGCTGAGAGAGCAAAAGTTTCATCGTTCATTCTCCTCAGCGCTCTGTGGCTTACGTTCGTTTACGCCCCCTTCGCACACTGGCTTTGGGGTGGGGGGTGGCTGGCAAAGCTCGGCGCCCTCGACTTTGCTGGAGGTATGGTTGTTCACATAAGCTCGGGATTTGCTGCACTTGCAGTCGCGATGACGATAGGTAAGAGGGCGGGATTCGAGGAGTACTCGATAGAGCCACACAGCATTCCGCTGACGCTCATTGGCGCTGCCCTGCTTTGGTTTGGGTGGTTCGGATTCAACGGCGGAAGTGCATTGGCTGCAAACGATGTGGCCATCAACGCCGTGGTGGTCACAAACACCTCAGCAGCAGTAGCAGGGTTTGTCTGGATGGTAATTGGATGGATTAAGGGAAAGCCGGGGAGTCTTGGGATAGTGAGCGGTGCAATTGCTGGGCTTGCCGCCATAACCCCCGCAGCAGGCTTTGTGGATGTAAAGGGAGCGATTGTCATAGGTCTTGTGGCTGGAATAGTATGCTACCTTGCTATGGACTTCAGAATAAAGAAGAAGATAGACGAGAGCCTTGATGCTTGGGCGATTCACGGAATAGGCGGTTTATGGGGAAGTGTTGCAGTTGGCATTCTTGCAAATCCGGAGGTTAACGGATATGCAGGCCTACTGTTCGGAAATCCGCAACTGCTAGTTTCACAACTGATTGCGGTTGCATCCACAACAGCCTACGCCTTCCTCGTGACGCT